The genomic region CAGCGCCAACAGACCGGGCATATCCAGCCGCGCAGTGGCCGTGGCGGCGGCATCGCCCACGGCACTCGCCGTGCCGCCGTCGATATGCAGCCCCACGGTGTGGAGCCACTGCACGATGTGGAGCCAGAGGGTGTCCATGTCAGTAGCACTCCCCGGCACAGCGAAAGATGGTTGACCGTAACAACTGGCGCGCACCAGGCGCAGGACGCCGAGCAAGGGCCGCCCCGCAGCGAGGGCGTCGCCCCCCTGCCCGCTGAGCGCAGCACAGCGAGAGCGGGGGGAAGGCGCGCAGCGCCTCAGGGGGGTGTCGGCTCATAACCAGTTGGGCTTGCGTTTGTTCAGGAACGACTGCACGCCTTCCTTGCCCTCGTCGCTGGCGCGGATGTCGGCAATGCCCTGCACCGTGGCAGCAATCAACCCGGCGTTGATCTCCCGCTCGGCCACGTCAATGACCAGCTTCTTGCACACGCGCACGGCGTTGGGGCTGGCGGCGGTCAGGGCCTTGAGCAATTCGTCCACTTTGGCGTCGAGCTGGTCGACAGCCACCACCTCGTGCACAAAGCCGATGCGCAGCGCCTCCGCCGCGCCAAAGCGCTCGGCCGTGAGGAAGTAGCGGTGCGCAGCACGCGCGCCCATGGCGCGGATCACATAAGGGCTGATGGTGGCAGGGATGAGCCCCAGTTTCACCTCGCTCAGGCAAAAGCCTGCCGAGTCCACGGCCACGGCCATGTCGCAAGCCGCCACCAGGCCCATGCCGCCCGCGTACACATCGCCTTGCACGCGGGCGATGGTGGGCTTGGGGCATTCGTAGATCACCCGCAGCATCTCGGCCAGCTTGCCAGCGTCCTGCACGTTCTCGTCGCGGGTGTAGTCGGCCATGCGGCGCATCCAGTTCAGGTTGGCACCTGCGCAAAAAGCGGGGCCTTCCGCCGCCAGAACCACGGCGCGCACTTCGGCGCGGCTGCCCACCTCGGCGAAGGCGGCAGTGATCTCGGCAATGACTTCATCACTGAAGGCGTTTCGGATCTCGGGCTGCGTCAGGGTGATGCGCGCGACCGCGCCTTCGTATTGGATTTGCAGGTTGCTGCTCATGATGGTGTTGCGGCCTGCTCGGCGCGCAAAAAATAGACAAGGTCGAGTACCGGGCCATCGTGACCCAGTGCGGTCAGTGCCGCAGTGATCTGTCCACGGTGGTGCGTGCCGTGGTTGAACACATGCGCCAGGGTGGCGCCAAAGGGCAGCGATACCGCCTCGCCCTTGGTGGTGGTGTAGGACAGATCGCCTTCCCAGCGATCAGCGGGCCAGCTGGCCAGCAGTGGTGCCCAACGGGCTGCACCATCGCGCAGGCGCTGCGCCAGCCGAACGCGGTCGGGCTCGGCCTCAGCATCCAGCGAGAGGCTGGGCGAGCGGCCCTCAGAAAACCGAACAAACCACAGCAGGTGCTCCCCCACCAGCAGGTGGTTGAGGGTGCCGTGGATGCTGCGGAAAAACAGCCCCACGTCACGGCGATAGTCCTCATCAGGCAGCACCGCCACCGCATCCAGCAGGCGGGCCGTAGCCCACTGGTTGTAGCGGGCCAACTGGCTGAAATGTTGTGTGGCGTTCATGGTGCCTTCCGGGCGCCCAGCACCCGGCTCCAGAAAGATTGCAGCGCGGCCAGAGATTCGGTGCGCGCCTGGGGGTTGCCGCCCTGGTGCACCCCTTGGGCGGATGTTCCGTTGGGCACATCGCCTCGCAGGCGCACGGGCTCTTTGCCGTCAAAGCCGTGGTAGCTGCCTTCGTAGACATGCACCGTCACGTCGCTGCCAGCCCGCTCCTTGAGGGTCTGGGACCAGTCCACGCAAGGCTGCGCGGGGGTCCAGTCGTCCAGCGCTCCCAGTTGCATGAGCAAAGGCGCGGACTCTACCGCCGCACGCCGCTTGAGCAACGGGCCACAGCCGGGATAAAACACCGCAGCCCCGGCCAGCGGTGGCTCGCCCGCCTGCGGGTGGATGTGGCGCTGCTCCAGCAGGTTGAGTGTGGTGGTGCCCCCGTTGGACCAGCCCATCACGCCGATGCGCTGGGCGTCCACGCCCGGCTGCGCAGCCAGCCACACCAGTGCGGCGCGCGCGTCCTGCACGCGGTCGTTCACGTTCAGGCTGCGGTCGCTGTAGCGTGTCTGGCACACCTCCCGCAGGCCACGGGAGCCAAAGCTATCGGGCAGCAAGACGGCATAGCCCGCAGCATGCAATGTCTCAGCAGTCTCGCGGTAGCGGGATGACAAGGCCCCGCCCTTGGCGTACAGCCCACCGCAGCCATGCAGGGCCATGACAGCGGGCTGGGCAGAGGCACCGGCCAGCCCCTCAGCCTGTGCGGCCTGCGGGGCTGGCAGCCAGTGGGCACGCAGCACCACACCAGAGGGCAAAGGGATCTCCACACGCTGCATGGAACCCGACTGGGGAGTCGATTGCGCCCACGCTGCCATGGCACTGCCGCACAGCGCAGCCGCCCAGGCCAGTCGCTTGATGGCTTGTGGAATCGAGGAAGAAAAGAAGGGCATGTCGGTTCTTTCAGTGGCTCAACGCTTCAGGGACGGCTTACGGCCTTGAACCCGTTGGCGTCCAGAAACTCTGACACCGCTGGCTGCCAGACCTCCGGAAAACGCGTGAAGAGGGAATGCCCGTCTTCCCCATGCGGCGGGAACTGCACAAAGCGGGCCTTGCCCCCCGCCTGGGTGAAGGTGGCATGCCATTGCCTGGGCAGTTGCGGGCCAAAGAACATGTCGTTCTCGGTGTAGATCCAGAGCATGGGCACACGAGCCTGCGCTCCGTATTGCGCATAGGTGCGATCCAGCGCGGCCTGCGAGCAGGGGTTCTGCGGCCGACCCTTGGGGTCGCCACCACTGCCCCCGGCAAAGTTGATGGCGGCCTGCACGCCGGGCGGGTTCATGGCCGCCAAGGCCACCGTGCTGGCCCCGCCAAACGATTGGCCGATCACCAGCACGCGGTCCGGGTCCACATCGGGGCGCTGGCGCACTGCGTTCAGCGAAGCCACCATTTGCTGGGCTGCCGCAGCGAAGCCGGGCGGAAAGTGGCGGTTGTTGCAGGCCCCCGTGTCTTCCACATCTTCTCCACCACTGGCACCGTAGCCCACACGGGTGGGCACGACCACCACAAATCCCCGGCGCAGCAGGTAGCGGGATGCATCGGTATAGCGTGCGCGGCCCAGGGCTGCGCGCCCCTGCGCGTCGGGCGCCCGCCCGTGGTTGACGATGGCAATGGGCGCTGGCCGGGGGTTGGAATCATCAGACCACACCGTCACGCGGATGTTCTGCGCAACCTCCTTGCCCCAGATGTTTTTCACCTGGACGGGTACATCCATCTGCTCTTCCACCACGCGGGCATGCGCCACACCTGTGGCAGTCGCCAACACCCATGCCAAACCACCAAACCACCACGCGCGCATGCCTTGCTCCCTTTGAACGTGTTTACATGCGGAAGATACCGAACTTGGTGTCTTCAATCGGCGCATTGCGCGTGGCGGCCAGGCCCAGCGCCAGCACGCGGCGTGTGTCGGCGGGGTCGATCACGCCGTCATCCCACAGGCGGGCCGTGGCGTAGTAAGGGTGGCCCTGGTCTTCATACTGGCGGCGGATGGGGGCCTTGAAGGCTTCTTCTTCCTCCATGCTCCACTGCCCGCCCTTGGCCTCAATGCCATCGCGCTTCACCGTGGCCAGCACGCCAGCGGCCTGCTCGCCGCCCATCACGCTGATGCGCGCGTTGGGCCACATCCACAAGAAGCGTGGGCTGTACGCGCGGCCGCACATGCCGTAGTTGCCCGCGCCAAAGCTGCCGCCGATGATGATGGTGAACTTGGGCACGCTGGCCGTGGCCACGGCCGTGACCATCTTGGCGCCGTTGCGGGCAATGCCTTCGTTTTCGTACTTGCGGCCCACCATGAAGCCGGTGATGTTCTGCAGGAACACCAGCGGGATCTTACGCTGGCAGCACAGCTCGATGAAGTGCGCGCCTTTGAGGGCCGACTCGCTGAACAGGATGCCGTTGTTGGCGATGATGCCGACCATCATCCCTTCGATGCGCGCAAAGCCCGTGACCAGCGTGGTGCCGTAGCGCGCCTTGAACTCGTCGAACTCGCTGCCATCCACGATGCGGGCAATGATCTCGCGCACATCAAACGGCTTGCGTGTGTCCACAGGGATCACGCCGTACAGCTCCTCCGCTGCAAATTTAGGAGCTACTGGCGCTTGATCCGCGGGCGCTGGAGGCTTGTTTTTATTCAAATTGCGCACGGCATTGCGCGCCAGCTGCAGCGCATGCAGGTCGTTCTGCGCCAGGTGGTCTGCCACGCCCGACAGGCGCGTGTGCACATCCCCACCGCCCAGGTCTTCAGCACTCACCACCTCGCCCGTGGCGGCTTTGACCAGCGGTGGGCCACCCAAAAAGATCGTGCCCTGGTTCTTGACGATGATGGACTCGTCGCTCATGGCGGGCACATACGCGCCGCCCGCCGTGCACGACCCCATCACCACCGCGATCTGGCTGATGCCCATGGCGCTCATGTTGGCCTGGTTGAAGAAGATGCGGCCGAAGTGGTCGCGGTCAGGGAAGACCTCGTCCTGATTAGGCAGGTTGGCGCCGCCCGAATCCACCAGGTAGATGCAGGGCAGGTGGTTCTGCTGCGCCACTTCCTGGGCACGCAGATGCTTCTTGACGGTGAGCGGGTAGTAGGTGCCACCCTTCACCGTGGCGTCGTTGCACACGATCATGCAGTCCACGCCGCTCACGCGGCCAATGCCCGCGATGAGCCCCGCGCTGGGTGCGTCGTTGTTGTACATGTTCAGCGCAGCCAGCGGCGCGAGTTCGAGGAACGGCGTGCCGGGGTCCAGCAGCATCTGCACGCGCTCGCGCGGCAGCAGCTTGCCGCGTGCAGTGTGCTTGGCGCGGGCAGCTTCGCCGCCGCCCTGGACCACTTTGTCGAGCTGGGCGCGCAGGTCATCCACCAGCGTGCGCATGGCGGCGGCATTGGCCAGAAAGTCCGCCGAGCGGGCGTTGAGTTGGGTGTCGAGAATGGTCATACGGTGTGGCTCGTTCAAGCAGTCTTTTGTTCTTCCAGGCCCAGCAGATCCTTCATCTCGTCGCGGATCTTGAACTTCTGGATCTTGCCCGTCACCGTCATCGGAAAGTTGGTGACAAAGCGGATGTAGCGCGGCACCTTGTAGTGCGCAATCTGGCCCTTGCAGAAGGCGCGGATGTCGTCCTCGGTCGGCTTCGTGCCGGGCTTGGCGATGATCCAGGCGCAGAGTTCTTCGCCGTACTTCTGGTCGGGAACGCCCACCACCTGCACGTCCTGCACCTGCGGGTGGCGGTACAAGAATTCTTCGATCTCGCGCGGGTAGATGTTCTCGCCGCCACGGATCACCATGTCTTTGATGCGGCCGACGATGTTCACGTAGCCCTCGGCGTCCATGGTGGCCAGGTCGCCGGTGTGCATCCAGCCGCCCTCGTCAATCGCCTCGCGGGTCTTGGCCTCGTCACCCCAGTAGCCGTGCATGACGGAGTAGCCCTTGGTACAGAACTCGCCGCGCTCGCCACGGGGCACGGTGGCACCCGTTTCGGGGTCCACGATCTTGATCTCCAGGTGCGGCTGTACCTGACCCACGGTCGATACACGCTTGTCCAGCGGCGTATCGGTGCTGCTCTGGCAGCTCACGGGGCTGGTCTCTGTCATGCCGTAGGCAATGGTGATCTCGCGCAGGTGCATCTGCTCCACCACGCGCTTCATCACCTCGGTGGGGCAAGGCGATCCGGCCATGATGCCGGTGCGCAGCGTGCTGAGGTTGAACTCGGCAAAGCGCGGATGGTCCAGCTCGGCAATGAACATGGTGGGCACGCCGTGCAGGCCGGTGCAGCGCTCGTCCTGCACCGTTTGCAGCACGGTGAGCGGGTCAAACCCGTCGTTGGGATACACGATGGTCGCGCCGTGCGTAAAGCAGGCCAGGTTGCCCAGCACCATGCCAAAGCAGTGGTACAGAGGCACGGGAATGCACAGCCGGTCTGCGGGCGTGAGCTTCATGCACTCGCCGATGAAGAAGCCGTTGTTCAGGATGTTGCGGTGCGTGAGCGTGGCCCCCTTGGGGAAGCCCGTAGTGCCGCTGGTGAACTGGATGTTGATGGGGTCGGTGGCCTTGAGCGTGGCTGCGACTTCTCCCAAGCGCGGGTCAGCCGCGTTGCCGCGTGCGATCAAATCCGTAAAGCGCAGCAGGCCGGGCTCGTCAACGCCCTGCCCCGCCTCATCGATCCAAACCACCGTCTTCAGCTGCGGCAACTTGGCCGCACGCAGGTGGCCCGGCTGCTGGCCCTGCCACTCGGGCGCCAGCTCGCGCAGCATGCCCAGGTAGTCGCTGGTCTTGAAGCGCGCCATGCTCACCAGCAGCTTGCAGCCCACCTTGTTCAGCGCGTATTCCACCTCGGCCGTGCGGTAGGCCGGGTTGATGTTGACCAGCACCAGGCCCACCTGCGCGGTGGCCAACTGCATCAGCACCCATTCGGCGTTGTTATGCGACCAAATGCCCACGCGGTCCCCCGGCACCAGCCCCAAGCCCAGCAGTGCGCTGCCCAGGCGATGCGCCTCGGTCTGCAACTGGGCGTAGGTGTAGCGGCGGCCCTGGTGCTTGCTGACCAGCGCCTCGCGCTCGGGCTGGCGGGCCACCATGTCGGCAAAAAAGGCACCGATGGTCTGCTCGATCAAGGGAGTGTCGGTCGCACCGTGTGCGTAGCTCTCCATTTGCGGTGCGGGGGTGGTTGTGGCTGCACTCGTCACGGGGTTTGTCTCCTTGGCTTTGTCTCCAGCCCCGGCTAGCGCAACCTATGGGCGGTTACCGTAAGGATAGGAGCCTCTTATTCGGCCAAGTTGCCACAATGGTTGCAAATCGTGCCACGGGTGGCACACTCCGCGGGGTGACATTCCCCGCACTTTCAGCCCCCCTCTCCACACAGCTCGCCGCAGGGCCAGCAGCCACCCCCATCGCCTTTGTCCGCGCCATTGCTCTGGCGTATGAGCGGCGCAGCATGAGCCCCGAACGCGCCCTGGCCCTGGCACAGATTGCGCCGCAGCTGCTGGCGGACGACAGCGCCCGCATCACCGCATGGCAGATGGAACGCATCTCTGAAGCCGCCATGCGCGAGCTGGACGACGAAGCCCTGGGCTGGTTCAGCCGCCGCCTGCCCTGGGGCAGCTACGGCATGCTGGCGCGCGCCAGCATCAGCTCGCCCACGCTGCAGGTGGCCCTGGCCCGCTGGTGCCGCCACCACGGCCTGTTGGCGGACGACATTGCGCTGCACCTCACCACCACCGGCGAAACCGCCACCCTGGCCATCACCGAGGCCCGCGACCTGGGCGCGCTGCGCGAGTTCTGTCTGGTGTCGGTGCTGCGCAATGCCCACGGCCTGGCCTGCTGGATGGTGGACTCGCGCATCCCCCTCATCGCTGCCGAATTTGCGTTTGATGCCCCACCGCATGCCGATGCGTATGCCGTGCTGTTCCGGGGCCCGTCTACCTTTGGCGCGCCGCGCACCGCCATCCACTTCGACGCCCGCTACCTGCACCTGCCCCTGCGCCGCGACGAACAGGCCCTGCGCCAGATGCTGCAACACGCCCTGCCGCTGACGGTGCTGCACTACCGCCGCGACCGCCTGCTGGTGCAGCGCGTGCGCCAGTTGCTGGCAGCCCCTTTGCCGGGCCAGCCTGCGCACGCCCTGCCCCAACACAGCGCCGAATCATTGGCCGCGCTGCTGCACGTATCACCACGCACGCTGCACCGGCAGTTGAAGGAGGAAGGCGCCACGCTGCAGGGCCTGAAAGACGAGGTGCGCCGCACCCGCGCGGTGGAGCTGCTGCACCGCACGCAACGGCCCATCAAGCAGGTGGCGGAGGCGGCGGGGTTTGAGAACGAGAAGAGTTTTATCCGGGCGTTCCGGGGGTGGACTGGGCAGTCGCCTGCGGAGTTTCGGCGCCACGCGGGCCAAGCGTGATGGCAAATGCCGCAGTGGCGCAATCTGCACCCTGCATGGCGGCCAAAGCAACGCGCCCACGGCCACCCGTCACTACACTGACTTGAACCACCGCCTGCACTTTATCGCCAGCCTCATGCTCCACCTCCACCACTGCATCAGCGCCCGCTCCTTCCGTCCCCTGTGGATGCTTGAGGAGCTACAACTGCCCTACCAGCTCCACATGCTGCCCTTCCCGCCCCGCGCGAAGGCGCGGTGGTTTCTGGACGAGAACCCGCTGGGCACGGTGCCGCTGCTGGTGCAAGGTGATGTCCGCATGACCGAATCGGCAGCCATGTGCCAGTACCTCGCTGCCACGCACCCCGATGCGGGGCTGGATGTAGCGCCCACGCACCCGGCGTATGGCGCGTACCTGAACTGGCTGCACATGAGCGATGCGACGCTGACCTTTCCGCAAACGCTGGTGCTGCGCTATGGGCGCTTTGAACCGGCCGAT from Acidovorax sp. DW039 harbors:
- a CDS encoding enoyl-CoA hydratase/isomerase family protein, which gives rise to MSSNLQIQYEGAVARITLTQPEIRNAFSDEVIAEITAAFAEVGSRAEVRAVVLAAEGPAFCAGANLNWMRRMADYTRDENVQDAGKLAEMLRVIYECPKPTIARVQGDVYAGGMGLVAACDMAVAVDSAGFCLSEVKLGLIPATISPYVIRAMGARAAHRYFLTAERFGAAEALRIGFVHEVVAVDQLDAKVDELLKALTAASPNAVRVCKKLVIDVAEREINAGLIAATVQGIADIRASDEGKEGVQSFLNKRKPNWL
- a CDS encoding DinB family protein — its product is MNATQHFSQLARYNQWATARLLDAVAVLPDEDYRRDVGLFFRSIHGTLNHLLVGEHLLWFVRFSEGRSPSLSLDAEAEPDRVRLAQRLRDGAARWAPLLASWPADRWEGDLSYTTTKGEAVSLPFGATLAHVFNHGTHHRGQITAALTALGHDGPVLDLVYFLRAEQAATPS
- a CDS encoding dienelactone hydrolase family protein → MPFFSSSIPQAIKRLAWAAALCGSAMAAWAQSTPQSGSMQRVEIPLPSGVVLRAHWLPAPQAAQAEGLAGASAQPAVMALHGCGGLYAKGGALSSRYRETAETLHAAGYAVLLPDSFGSRGLREVCQTRYSDRSLNVNDRVQDARAALVWLAAQPGVDAQRIGVMGWSNGGTTTLNLLEQRHIHPQAGEPPLAGAAVFYPGCGPLLKRRAAVESAPLLMQLGALDDWTPAQPCVDWSQTLKERAGSDVTVHVYEGSYHGFDGKEPVRLRGDVPNGTSAQGVHQGGNPQARTESLAALQSFWSRVLGARKAP
- a CDS encoding dienelactone hydrolase family protein yields the protein MRAWWFGGLAWVLATATGVAHARVVEEQMDVPVQVKNIWGKEVAQNIRVTVWSDDSNPRPAPIAIVNHGRAPDAQGRAALGRARYTDASRYLLRRGFVVVVPTRVGYGASGGEDVEDTGACNNRHFPPGFAAAAQQMVASLNAVRQRPDVDPDRVLVIGQSFGGASTVALAAMNPPGVQAAINFAGGSGGDPKGRPQNPCSQAALDRTYAQYGAQARVPMLWIYTENDMFFGPQLPRQWHATFTQAGGKARFVQFPPHGEDGHSLFTRFPEVWQPAVSEFLDANGFKAVSRP
- a CDS encoding carboxyl transferase domain-containing protein; this translates as MTILDTQLNARSADFLANAAAMRTLVDDLRAQLDKVVQGGGEAARAKHTARGKLLPRERVQMLLDPGTPFLELAPLAALNMYNNDAPSAGLIAGIGRVSGVDCMIVCNDATVKGGTYYPLTVKKHLRAQEVAQQNHLPCIYLVDSGGANLPNQDEVFPDRDHFGRIFFNQANMSAMGISQIAVVMGSCTAGGAYVPAMSDESIIVKNQGTIFLGGPPLVKAATGEVVSAEDLGGGDVHTRLSGVADHLAQNDLHALQLARNAVRNLNKNKPPAPADQAPVAPKFAAEELYGVIPVDTRKPFDVREIIARIVDGSEFDEFKARYGTTLVTGFARIEGMMVGIIANNGILFSESALKGAHFIELCCQRKIPLVFLQNITGFMVGRKYENEGIARNGAKMVTAVATASVPKFTIIIGGSFGAGNYGMCGRAYSPRFLWMWPNARISVMGGEQAAGVLATVKRDGIEAKGGQWSMEEEEAFKAPIRRQYEDQGHPYYATARLWDDGVIDPADTRRVLALGLAATRNAPIEDTKFGIFRM
- a CDS encoding AMP-binding protein; protein product: MESYAHGATDTPLIEQTIGAFFADMVARQPEREALVSKHQGRRYTYAQLQTEAHRLGSALLGLGLVPGDRVGIWSHNNAEWVLMQLATAQVGLVLVNINPAYRTAEVEYALNKVGCKLLVSMARFKTSDYLGMLRELAPEWQGQQPGHLRAAKLPQLKTVVWIDEAGQGVDEPGLLRFTDLIARGNAADPRLGEVAATLKATDPINIQFTSGTTGFPKGATLTHRNILNNGFFIGECMKLTPADRLCIPVPLYHCFGMVLGNLACFTHGATIVYPNDGFDPLTVLQTVQDERCTGLHGVPTMFIAELDHPRFAEFNLSTLRTGIMAGSPCPTEVMKRVVEQMHLREITIAYGMTETSPVSCQSSTDTPLDKRVSTVGQVQPHLEIKIVDPETGATVPRGERGEFCTKGYSVMHGYWGDEAKTREAIDEGGWMHTGDLATMDAEGYVNIVGRIKDMVIRGGENIYPREIEEFLYRHPQVQDVQVVGVPDQKYGEELCAWIIAKPGTKPTEDDIRAFCKGQIAHYKVPRYIRFVTNFPMTVTGKIQKFKIRDEMKDLLGLEEQKTA
- a CDS encoding AraC family transcriptional regulator: MVANRATGGTLRGVTFPALSAPLSTQLAAGPAATPIAFVRAIALAYERRSMSPERALALAQIAPQLLADDSARITAWQMERISEAAMRELDDEALGWFSRRLPWGSYGMLARASISSPTLQVALARWCRHHGLLADDIALHLTTTGETATLAITEARDLGALREFCLVSVLRNAHGLACWMVDSRIPLIAAEFAFDAPPHADAYAVLFRGPSTFGAPRTAIHFDARYLHLPLRRDEQALRQMLQHALPLTVLHYRRDRLLVQRVRQLLAAPLPGQPAHALPQHSAESLAALLHVSPRTLHRQLKEEGATLQGLKDEVRRTRAVELLHRTQRPIKQVAEAAGFENEKSFIRAFRGWTGQSPAEFRRHAGQA
- a CDS encoding glutathione S-transferase family protein, with the protein product MLHLHHCISARSFRPLWMLEELQLPYQLHMLPFPPRAKARWFLDENPLGTVPLLVQGDVRMTESAAMCQYLAATHPDAGLDVAPTHPAYGAYLNWLHMSDATLTFPQTLVLRYGRFEPADRKQPQVVEDYTRWFLARLRAVEAAVASRDYLCAGRFTAADVAVGYALLLAQQLGLEAQFGPGTSAYWQRLQSRPAYQRAHAAQVQAAQAQGVSPAPATDAPT